The Tenacibaculum jejuense genome includes a window with the following:
- a CDS encoding succinate dehydrogenase/fumarate reductase iron-sulfur subunit codes for MNLTLKIWRQKNASAKGKMVDYKINEVSPDMSFLEMLDVLNTQLIETGDEPVAFDHDCREGICGMCSLYINGEAHGPDRGVTTCQLHMRKFKDGDTIFIEPFRAKAFPVIKDLAVDRSAFDRVQHAGGFISVNTSGNTQDANSIPVNKENADKAFDAATCIGCGACVATCKNSSAMLYVSAKVSQFALLPQGQVEAADRVLNMVKQMDEEGFGNCTNTGACEVECPKGISLENIARMNTEYLKASLKG; via the coding sequence ATGAATTTAACGTTAAAAATATGGCGTCAGAAAAACGCAAGCGCTAAAGGAAAAATGGTTGATTATAAAATCAATGAAGTATCGCCAGATATGTCTTTCCTTGAAATGCTAGATGTATTAAATACACAACTAATTGAAACTGGTGACGAGCCAGTAGCTTTTGATCATGATTGCCGTGAAGGTATTTGTGGAATGTGTTCTTTATACATTAATGGTGAGGCACACGGTCCTGATAGGGGCGTAACTACTTGTCAATTACACATGAGAAAATTCAAAGATGGAGATACAATTTTTATTGAGCCATTTAGAGCTAAAGCTTTTCCAGTAATTAAAGATTTAGCTGTAGATAGATCTGCTTTTGATAGAGTTCAACATGCTGGAGGATTTATCTCTGTGAATACATCAGGAAATACACAAGATGCAAATTCAATCCCTGTAAACAAAGAAAATGCTGATAAAGCATTTGATGCAGCGACTTGTATTGGTTGTGGGGCATGTGTTGCTACTTGTAAAAATTCATCTGCAATGTTATATGTTTCTGCAAAAGTTTCTCAATTTGCTTTATTACCACAAGGTCAAGTTGAAGCTGCAGATCGTGTATTAAACATGGTAAAACAAATGGATGAAGAAGGTTTTGGTAACTGTACAAATACAGGAGCTTGTGAAGTAGAATGTCCGAAAGGAATTTCTTTAGAAAACATTGCTCGTATGAATACAGAATACTTAAAAGCAAGTTTAAAAGGATAA
- a CDS encoding MutS-related protein: MINHIDFYKAQEEKHLEELKLIKKQISNLSILRLLIFLATAFGIYLSLDLWKVSIGIATVGILIFVVLLLKYTKTKRKQELLSTLASINKEELHIIYGDYYHKEDGIDFKDPKHDYSLDIDLFGPGSFFQFINRTKIQESKLKLANLLTANHIKDIKLRQEAIKELATKPNWSQKYQAISSLIKTETSTANIVGWLKQYKPFVPHKMQWLSFGFSLISVTLFACVLLDFVNTNILLYWMILGLSITGRYLKKVNNLSQNSDKIKETFRQYSQLLNEIENETFTSSLLKEKQSDIQSEAEKASTIFNTFTKALDALDNRNNIIIAILGNGFFLFDIKNSYRVEQWINSYKDVVENWFNVVTFFDAYNSLGNYTFNHPEYIFPEIKESKTILQTESLGHPLLKKDKRVDNDIIIDKEQFFIITGANMAGKSTFLRTVSLNIVMANIGLPVCAKSCRYSPIKLITSMRTSDSLVEDSSYFFSELTRLKFIVDQIKETPYFIILDEILKGTNSTDKAIGSQKFVEKLVESNSTGIIATHDLSLCEIEKKLDEVKNFYFDAEIINDELYFDYRFKKGICQNMNASFLLKKMEII; this comes from the coding sequence ATGATAAATCATATAGACTTTTATAAAGCACAAGAAGAAAAACACCTTGAAGAACTTAAACTAATTAAGAAACAAATATCAAACTTAAGCATATTAAGATTACTCATATTCTTAGCTACCGCTTTTGGAATATATCTTTCTTTAGATTTATGGAAAGTATCCATTGGTATAGCAACAGTTGGAATACTAATTTTTGTTGTTTTACTATTAAAGTACACTAAAACAAAAAGAAAACAAGAGTTACTTTCAACTTTAGCATCGATAAATAAAGAAGAGCTTCATATCATTTATGGAGATTACTACCATAAAGAAGATGGAATAGATTTTAAAGACCCTAAACACGACTACAGTTTAGATATTGATTTATTCGGACCTGGTTCTTTTTTTCAATTTATAAACAGAACCAAAATACAAGAAAGCAAATTAAAATTAGCCAATCTTTTAACTGCTAATCATATTAAAGATATTAAGCTACGTCAAGAAGCTATAAAAGAGCTAGCAACAAAACCTAATTGGAGTCAGAAATATCAGGCTATTTCTAGCCTGATTAAGACAGAAACTTCTACGGCTAACATTGTTGGATGGTTAAAGCAATATAAGCCCTTTGTACCTCATAAAATGCAGTGGTTATCTTTTGGATTTTCTTTGATTTCCGTTACATTATTCGCTTGCGTTCTTTTAGATTTTGTGAATACTAACATTCTTCTTTATTGGATGATTTTAGGACTAAGTATAACTGGTCGATACCTAAAGAAGGTTAATAACTTATCCCAGAACTCAGATAAAATCAAAGAAACTTTTCGTCAATATTCTCAATTATTAAATGAAATTGAAAACGAAACATTTACTTCTTCTTTATTAAAGGAAAAACAATCTGATATACAATCAGAAGCTGAGAAGGCTTCTACTATTTTTAACACCTTCACTAAAGCACTTGATGCTCTCGATAATAGAAACAATATTATTATTGCTATTCTAGGAAATGGTTTTTTTCTATTTGATATTAAAAACAGTTATCGTGTTGAGCAATGGATTAATTCATATAAAGACGTAGTTGAAAATTGGTTTAATGTTGTTACATTTTTTGATGCATACAATAGTTTAGGTAATTATACTTTCAATCATCCTGAATACATATTCCCAGAAATAAAAGAAAGTAAAACAATCCTTCAAACGGAAAGCTTAGGACATCCTTTACTTAAAAAAGATAAAAGAGTAGACAACGACATAATTATCGATAAGGAGCAATTCTTTATTATTACTGGTGCAAATATGGCTGGTAAAAGTACCTTTTTAAGAACTGTATCACTTAACATTGTTATGGCAAATATCGGTTTACCTGTATGTGCTAAATCATGTAGATACTCTCCTATTAAGTTGATTACAAGTATGCGAACCAGTGATTCGTTGGTTGAAGATAGTTCTTATTTCTTTTCGGAATTAACACGTTTAAAGTTTATAGTAGATCAAATTAAAGAAACTCCTTATTTTATTATTCTTGATGAAATCTTAAAAGGAACTAACAGCACAGATAAAGCTATTGGATCACAAAAATTTGTCGAGAAACTGGTAGAGTCTAACTCAACTGGTATTATAGCTACACATGATTTAAGTCTGTGTGAAATTGAGAAAAAGTTAGACGAAGTAAAGAATTTCTACTTTGATGCAGAGATTATTAATGATGAACTTTATTTCGATTATCGTTTCAAGAAAGGTATTTGTCAAAATATGAATGCTAGCTTTTTATTAAAAAAGATGGAAATTATTTAA
- a CDS encoding DUF1573 domain-containing protein — protein MNVKITLVFVFLSGILLHSQEFKFEKELINYGKIAQGSDGVRVFEFTNIGDAPLIIKHIKSTCGCTVPQKPEKPIMPGEKGKIAISYDTKRPGNFSKAITVFSNAKQERKMLKIKGFVAKKSSKEVQL, from the coding sequence ATGAACGTAAAAATCACATTAGTATTTGTATTTCTTTCAGGAATACTATTACACAGTCAAGAGTTTAAGTTTGAGAAAGAATTAATCAATTATGGAAAAATAGCTCAGGGTTCCGATGGAGTACGAGTTTTTGAGTTCACTAATATTGGTGACGCTCCATTAATTATAAAACACATTAAATCCACTTGTGGATGTACAGTTCCTCAGAAGCCAGAAAAACCAATTATGCCAGGTGAAAAAGGAAAAATAGCTATTTCTTATGATACGAAAAGACCGGGTAATTTTTCAAAAGCTATTACTGTATTTTCTAATGCCAAACAAGAGCGAAAAATGCTTAAGATAAAAGGCTTTGTAGCAAAAAAATCAAGCAAAGAAGTACAATTATAA
- a CDS encoding XRE family transcriptional regulator: MDISKKIAEIRDFHKLNNLSFSKRIGVTGTTVDSIVNGRPQPDGTRKKTKPGYDVLTSIINEFNINPDYLFGKSDIMLYEDVPNSNYSGTPKVVATNSSGDENIVFVPTQARAGYLNGYGDSEYIQNLPSFHMPHLRHGSFRCFEVQGNSMVRTFFDGDLVFGQYVEDLYDIKDGRVYIIVSKNDGIVLKRVINRIQERGKLILKSDNKNGNYPTYTINADEIMEVWYVTMYASKQMPEPVDIYDRLHDLETQIALLQEQANLKN, from the coding sequence ATGGATATTTCAAAAAAAATAGCTGAGATTAGAGATTTTCACAAATTAAACAATTTGTCGTTTTCTAAAAGAATTGGTGTAACTGGTACAACTGTAGACAGTATTGTAAATGGTCGCCCACAGCCAGATGGTACTCGAAAAAAAACAAAACCTGGTTACGATGTATTAACTTCTATTATCAATGAATTTAATATTAATCCTGATTATTTATTTGGTAAAAGTGATATTATGCTTTACGAAGATGTTCCAAACAGTAATTATAGCGGAACACCTAAAGTCGTAGCAACTAATTCTTCTGGAGATGAAAATATCGTTTTTGTTCCTACTCAAGCCCGAGCTGGATACTTAAATGGATATGGAGATTCTGAATACATTCAAAATCTTCCTTCCTTTCACATGCCCCATTTACGTCATGGATCTTTTCGCTGTTTTGAAGTTCAAGGAAATTCAATGGTTCGTACTTTTTTTGATGGTGATTTAGTCTTCGGTCAGTATGTTGAAGATTTATATGATATTAAAGATGGAAGAGTATATATAATTGTTAGTAAAAATGATGGAATTGTTTTAAAGCGTGTAATTAACAGAATTCAAGAAAGAGGTAAACTTATATTGAAAAGTGATAATAAAAATGGAAACTACCCAACTTACACCATAAATGCAGATGAAATAATGGAAGTTTGGTATGTAACGATGTATGCTTCTAAACAAATGCCAGAACCAGTAGATATTTATGATCGTCTGCATGATTTAGAAACTCAAATTGCTTTATTGCAAGAACAAGCAAATCTGAAAAATTAA
- a CDS encoding fumarate reductase/succinate dehydrogenase flavoprotein subunit yields the protein MATLDSKIPQGPLADKWTNHKNKINLVNPANKRLIDVIVVGTGLAGGSAAATLAELGYNVKAFCFQDSPRRAHSIAAQGGINAAKNYQGDGDSTYRLFYDTVKGGDYRSREANVYRLAEVSANIIDQCVAQGVPFARDYGGLLDNRSFGGVLVSRTFYAKGQTGQQLLLGAYSAMNRQIGRGKIKMYNRHEMLDVVIVDGKARGIIARNLVTGEIERHSAHAVVLGTGGYGNVFFLSTNAMGSNVTAAWKAHKKGAYFANPCYTQIHPTCIPVSGDHQSKLTLMSESLRNDGRIWVPKNMDDVIAIREGKKKPTELSEDERDYYLERRYPAFGNLVPRDVASRAAKERCDAGYGVNATGEAVYLDFASAIERYGKEQATIKGLNVNDAALVKKLGQNVVRAKYGNLFQMYEKIVDENPYETPMMIFPAVHYTMGGIWVDYNLMTTVPGLYAIGEANFSDHGANRLGASALMQGLADGYFVLPYTIGDYLADDIRTGPISTETPEFEAAEKNVRESIDKLVNNNGTKSVDYFHRRLGKIMWNKCGMARNEKELKEAIEEISALRAEFWSDVRVPGEANEFNEELAKAGRVADFLELGELFAKDALQREESAGGHFREEYQTEEGEAKRRKEFQYVSAWEYKGEPKDAVLHQEDLVYENIEVKERSYK from the coding sequence ATGGCAACTTTAGATTCAAAAATACCACAAGGTCCATTAGCTGATAAATGGACTAATCATAAAAATAAAATTAACTTAGTTAACCCAGCAAACAAGCGTTTAATTGACGTAATTGTTGTTGGTACAGGTTTGGCAGGAGGTTCTGCTGCCGCAACTTTAGCTGAGTTAGGATATAATGTAAAGGCGTTTTGTTTTCAAGATTCTCCACGTCGTGCGCACTCTATCGCTGCACAAGGAGGAATTAACGCTGCAAAAAATTATCAAGGAGACGGTGACTCTACCTACAGATTATTTTACGATACTGTAAAAGGTGGTGACTATCGTTCTCGTGAAGCAAACGTTTATCGTTTAGCTGAAGTATCAGCAAATATTATCGACCAATGTGTAGCACAAGGTGTTCCTTTTGCTCGTGATTATGGTGGATTATTAGATAACCGTTCTTTTGGAGGAGTTTTAGTATCTAGAACTTTCTATGCAAAAGGACAAACTGGACAGCAATTATTATTAGGAGCATATTCTGCAATGAACCGTCAGATCGGTCGTGGAAAAATCAAAATGTATAACCGTCACGAAATGCTAGACGTTGTAATTGTTGATGGTAAAGCTCGTGGAATTATTGCTCGAAACTTAGTTACTGGAGAAATTGAGCGTCATTCTGCTCATGCTGTTGTACTAGGAACTGGAGGTTATGGAAACGTATTCTTCTTATCTACTAATGCAATGGGAAGTAATGTAACAGCTGCTTGGAAAGCTCACAAAAAAGGAGCTTACTTTGCAAATCCTTGTTATACACAAATTCACCCAACTTGTATTCCTGTATCTGGAGATCATCAATCTAAATTAACGTTAATGTCTGAATCATTACGTAATGATGGTCGTATATGGGTTCCTAAAAATATGGATGATGTAATCGCAATACGTGAAGGTAAAAAGAAACCTACAGAACTTTCTGAAGATGAAAGAGATTACTATTTAGAGCGTCGTTATCCTGCATTCGGTAATTTAGTTCCTCGTGATGTTGCATCGCGTGCAGCTAAAGAAAGATGTGATGCTGGTTACGGAGTAAATGCAACTGGAGAAGCTGTATATTTAGATTTTGCTTCTGCTATCGAACGTTATGGTAAAGAACAAGCAACTATAAAAGGTTTAAATGTAAACGATGCTGCTTTAGTTAAAAAATTAGGTCAAAATGTAGTTCGTGCAAAATATGGGAATTTATTCCAAATGTACGAGAAGATTGTTGACGAGAATCCATACGAGACTCCAATGATGATTTTCCCTGCTGTTCACTATACAATGGGTGGAATTTGGGTAGATTACAACTTAATGACAACTGTTCCAGGATTATATGCTATTGGAGAAGCTAACTTCTCTGATCACGGAGCCAACCGTTTAGGTGCTTCTGCTTTAATGCAAGGTTTAGCTGATGGTTATTTTGTTTTACCTTACACTATTGGTGATTACTTAGCTGATGATATCCGTACAGGACCAATTTCAACTGAAACTCCTGAATTTGAAGCAGCTGAAAAAAATGTTCGTGAGTCTATTGACAAATTAGTAAATAACAATGGAACAAAATCTGTTGATTATTTCCACAGACGTTTAGGAAAAATCATGTGGAATAAATGTGGAATGGCTCGTAACGAAAAAGAACTGAAAGAAGCTATCGAAGAAATCTCTGCTTTACGTGCTGAATTCTGGAGTGATGTTAGAGTTCCTGGTGAAGCAAATGAATTTAATGAAGAATTAGCAAAAGCTGGTAGAGTAGCTGATTTCCTAGAATTAGGAGAGTTATTTGCTAAAGACGCATTACAAAGAGAAGAATCTGCTGGTGGTCACTTTAGAGAAGAGTACCAAACAGAAGAAGGTGAAGCAAAACGTAGAAAAGAATTCCAATATGTTTCTGCGTGGGAGTACAAAGGAGAGCCAAAAGATGCAGTATTGCATCAGGAAGATTTGGTTTATGAAAATATAGAAGTAAAAGAACGTTCATATAAATAA
- a CDS encoding SUKH-3 domain-containing protein, with protein sequence MKFKTEVEELFKKSGWFEGRNVRDIFDKIPRFHEYPDFLKDFLYEYGDLNVETYKYDKNDITAYLDLTILSGKRYNLNEFLDSPRKDFGNNLYTFPLGYYHLDVSLLQCDKEGKVYMVGDFPTLVSDDFKTGIEKILMEDYSDTKEWHPDIKQWKKEEY encoded by the coding sequence ATGAAATTTAAAACAGAAGTAGAAGAGTTATTTAAAAAAAGTGGCTGGTTTGAAGGAAGGAATGTCAGAGATATTTTTGATAAGATACCTCGATTTCATGAGTACCCCGACTTTTTAAAAGATTTTTTATATGAATATGGAGATTTGAATGTTGAAACATATAAATATGACAAAAATGATATTACTGCTTATTTAGACTTAACTATATTATCAGGTAAAAGATATAATCTAAATGAATTTTTAGATTCACCTAGAAAAGATTTTGGAAATAATCTTTATACGTTTCCATTAGGATATTATCATCTAGATGTTTCTTTATTACAATGTGATAAAGAAGGAAAAGTATATATGGTTGGAGATTTTCCAACTTTAGTTTCTGATGACTTTAAAACAGGGATAGAAAAAATTTTAATGGAAGATTATAGTGATACAAAGGAATGGCATCCAGACATAAAACAATGGAAAAAAGAAGAATATTAA
- a CDS encoding succinate dehydrogenase cytochrome b subunit yields the protein MSGLLKSSIGRKFAMALSALFLMVFLLQHFAINILSVFSPDAFNEASHFMGTFWAVQYLLQPVLIFGVIFHFAMGFVLEIKNNAARTVKYAKNNGAANSTWMSRNMIYSGLFILIFLIIHFIDFWIPEMNIKYVQGDLSGMHNGEFRYFHELQEKFVPIWRVALYCLGFVFLALHLLHGFNSAFQSVGANNKYTKGLKTFSKIYAIGLPLGFIIIALFHHFNHH from the coding sequence ATGAGCGGATTATTAAAATCTTCTATAGGAAGGAAGTTTGCTATGGCACTTTCGGCACTCTTCCTAATGGTTTTCTTACTACAACATTTTGCAATTAACATTTTATCGGTATTCAGTCCTGATGCTTTTAATGAAGCTTCTCACTTTATGGGAACATTCTGGGCAGTTCAGTATTTATTACAGCCTGTTTTAATTTTTGGTGTAATCTTCCATTTTGCAATGGGGTTTGTATTAGAAATTAAAAACAATGCTGCTCGTACTGTAAAATACGCTAAAAACAATGGAGCTGCAAATTCTACTTGGATGAGTAGAAACATGATTTATAGTGGATTATTTATTCTAATCTTCTTAATCATTCACTTTATTGATTTTTGGATTCCTGAAATGAATATAAAATATGTTCAAGGAGATCTTTCTGGAATGCATAATGGAGAATTTAGATATTTCCATGAATTACAAGAAAAATTTGTTCCAATTTGGCGTGTGGCATTATACTGTTTAGGTTTTGTCTTTTTGGCATTACACTTATTACATGGATTTAATTCTGCTTTCCAATCAGTAGGAGCAAATAATAAATACACTAAAGGGTTGAAAACATTTAGTAAAATTTATGCAATTGGTCTTCCATTAGGGTTTATCATTATTGCTTTATTTCACCATTTCAATCACCACTAA
- a CDS encoding YwqJ-related putative deaminase, producing the protein MYAHEYGLKNFKHKTNFNNLVVFSDTQQTKIKDTLPSSKNIYLEIEKGVNTPNKWFIHFNSRLSGEYGDFYIENNDPFGTITDGFESINTEESIAFIDTYIADFSGQEIPYYQINENFYIKIDNNLDLDEIVIQAKPSPKPRPIQSIEYDAFITLLISDNGAKLEAAYQRITDVSAHQIVIFIEANGGTNAFGTVFRLKKGKNVKTLLEVDRITLSQIAKAYGVEINSYELTTMVQEELKDDDSQFYLVAKKALSYGGKVIRWTSDEIFTGVSSGVQSISKEIDALKLGDTYWRMEIDGKENPKFNPLLPKLKDETKGINTEAFIKSVYSNYIFPLTEKATKVTQEILSNKVLARLVPFDLNRIIKVLDTIPELLQEFFETVIDSLADLYHFINGLLVGLINSIIDFIKSFFDILAMLFDVLNGIIQGTKFFESPGSYLSLFAENFENLIDTFVNIFTLKNLKQFFVFIASLPKFAYTAVVAIINTPISINIDPSAIGYYLGFFVGFIASEVATFFASGGTGNITKALKAVLKSYREILTIPSTVVKNTAKVANATVKFGMDTFARLWDIIIEFSKNIPQHIKTLEKLIGDFIRNLRKIARPFSDDVYTIFEKLGIGIKKAPKQPILASGIPIPVGDGLFALIKDGKEIFRGTKKQVQELSKVLERLNDKSKSKLINRILDKSNGTLKLSRVGLSKLDTFVDEALQIPKEIRTGAAAVLEGTINGKLEVLVNYTSKGLKKSQIRGRRHKLVDNWLEIIAKRDYPHLFQRRNHGRCAEPINISEWLFKSEESLGIKKNGMTIDQARVIFSDVVSKAKSIENSGVDKLSHGLHKNACRTCNPLLSYFNIKQVF; encoded by the coding sequence ATGTACGCACATGAATATGGGTTGAAAAACTTTAAACATAAAACCAACTTTAACAACTTGGTAGTGTTTTCAGATACACAACAAACTAAAATAAAAGATACTTTACCCTCAAGTAAAAATATTTATTTAGAAATTGAAAAAGGAGTAAATACTCCAAATAAATGGTTTATTCATTTTAATAGTAGACTTTCTGGTGAATATGGTGATTTCTATATAGAAAACAACGATCCTTTTGGTACAATTACAGACGGTTTCGAATCTATTAATACAGAAGAATCTATTGCTTTTATCGATACATATATTGCAGATTTTAGTGGTCAAGAAATTCCATATTATCAAATTAATGAAAATTTTTACATCAAAATTGACAATAATCTTGATTTAGATGAAATTGTTATTCAAGCAAAACCTTCTCCAAAACCAAGACCAATTCAAAGTATAGAATATGATGCATTTATCACTTTACTAATTTCTGATAATGGTGCAAAACTTGAAGCAGCATATCAAAGAATTACTGATGTAAGCGCACACCAGATCGTTATTTTCATAGAGGCTAATGGAGGTACAAATGCTTTCGGAACTGTTTTTCGATTAAAAAAGGGAAAAAATGTGAAAACATTGCTAGAAGTAGATCGAATTACATTAAGCCAGATTGCTAAGGCATATGGAGTGGAAATAAATAGTTACGAATTAACCACAATGGTTCAAGAAGAATTAAAAGACGACGATAGTCAGTTTTATCTTGTTGCTAAAAAAGCATTATCCTATGGTGGAAAAGTGATTCGTTGGACTTCCGATGAAATTTTTACTGGTGTTTCTTCAGGAGTACAATCGATAAGTAAAGAGATAGATGCTTTAAAGTTAGGTGATACCTATTGGCGAATGGAAATAGACGGTAAAGAAAACCCAAAATTTAATCCATTATTACCCAAACTTAAAGATGAAACAAAAGGAATAAATACCGAGGCGTTTATAAAATCGGTATATAGCAACTACATATTTCCACTTACAGAAAAAGCCACAAAAGTAACACAGGAAATATTGAGTAATAAAGTTTTAGCTAGACTGGTTCCTTTTGACTTAAATAGAATAATTAAAGTACTTGATACAATTCCAGAGTTATTACAAGAATTCTTTGAAACTGTAATTGATAGCTTAGCCGATCTCTACCATTTTATTAATGGACTATTAGTTGGGCTTATTAATAGTATTATCGATTTTATCAAATCTTTTTTTGATATTTTAGCCATGCTGTTTGATGTCTTAAATGGTATTATACAAGGCACCAAGTTCTTTGAAAGTCCAGGAAGTTATTTGAGCTTATTTGCTGAAAACTTTGAGAATTTAATCGACACTTTTGTAAATATTTTTACGCTTAAAAACTTAAAACAATTCTTCGTTTTTATTGCAAGTTTACCAAAGTTCGCCTACACTGCTGTAGTTGCTATTATCAATACACCGATTTCAATTAATATTGATCCTAGTGCTATAGGTTATTATCTTGGTTTTTTCGTTGGTTTTATAGCTTCTGAAGTAGCCACGTTTTTTGCCTCAGGAGGAACTGGAAACATTACTAAAGCCTTAAAAGCAGTACTAAAATCGTATCGAGAAATACTAACGATTCCAAGTACAGTAGTTAAGAATACGGCTAAAGTTGCAAATGCCACCGTAAAGTTTGGCATGGATACTTTTGCACGATTGTGGGATATTATTATTGAATTTTCTAAAAATATACCGCAGCATATTAAAACTTTAGAAAAGTTAATAGGCGATTTTATAAGGAATTTAAGGAAAATAGCTAGGCCTTTTTCAGATGATGTGTATACTATTTTTGAAAAATTAGGTATTGGCATCAAAAAAGCACCTAAACAACCTATTCTGGCTAGTGGTATTCCCATTCCTGTCGGAGACGGTTTATTTGCTTTAATAAAAGATGGTAAGGAAATATTTAGAGGCACCAAAAAACAAGTTCAAGAATTAAGTAAAGTTTTAGAAAGATTAAACGATAAGTCTAAAAGTAAATTAATAAACAGAATCTTAGATAAATCAAACGGAACTTTAAAGCTTTCGAGAGTAGGATTATCTAAACTTGATACTTTTGTTGATGAAGCTTTACAAATACCAAAAGAAATTAGAACAGGTGCGGCGGCTGTCTTAGAAGGAACAATTAATGGAAAGTTAGAAGTATTGGTGAATTATACATCTAAGGGATTAAAAAAATCTCAAATTAGAGGTAGAAGGCATAAATTAGTTGATAACTGGTTAGAAATCATAGCGAAAAGAGATTACCCTCATTTATTTCAAAGGCGTAATCATGGAAGATGTGCAGAACCAATTAATATTTCTGAATGGCTCTTTAAGTCAGAAGAATCTTTAGGAATTAAAAAAAATGGTATGACAATTGATCAAGCTAGGGTAATTTTTTCGGATGTAGTTTCTAAGGCAAAGTCAATTGAAAATTCTGGTGTTGACAAATTATCACATGGTTTGCACAAAAATGCTTGCAGAACGTGCAATCCCTTATTAAGTTATTTTAATATTAAACAAGTTTTTTAA
- a CDS encoding aromatic ring-hydroxylating oxygenase subunit alpha produces the protein MKKVTAKISESATLPSDFYFDTKIWEAMKEKVFAKSWQYIGDEQEIFNVAVNTYPFYLLEKYIEEPLVLTKQKDEVRCLSNVCTHRGFIISHHPGKNRKLVCSYHGRRFDLEGKFEFMPEFKEVENFPRPCEHLHQLELKKWSKFLFTSLAPQQDFSKILNELESRVGFLNADDFEFAPEYSKTYNVQSHWALYIDNYLEGFHIPFVHPALNSILDYGSYDTICDGDMVLQIGYGENGAEVFKFPEDHPDYGKNISAYYYWFYPNFMLNFYPWGVQLNIVRPYTENFTKVEFLYYIKDREIWERMSGEQLGEKTQQEDEWVVEGVQKGLRSRFYTDGRFSATRETGVHHFHKMLKRDLEQ, from the coding sequence ATGAAAAAAGTAACAGCTAAAATTTCTGAATCGGCTACATTACCATCTGATTTTTACTTTGATACTAAAATTTGGGAAGCAATGAAGGAAAAGGTATTTGCTAAAAGTTGGCAATACATAGGAGATGAACAAGAGATTTTTAATGTTGCTGTAAATACATATCCATTTTATCTTTTAGAAAAATATATTGAAGAACCTTTAGTCTTAACAAAGCAAAAGGATGAAGTTCGATGTTTATCAAATGTATGCACACACCGAGGTTTTATTATTTCCCATCACCCAGGAAAGAACAGAAAGTTGGTATGTTCTTATCATGGAAGACGTTTTGATTTAGAAGGAAAGTTTGAGTTTATGCCAGAGTTTAAAGAAGTAGAAAATTTTCCCAGACCCTGTGAGCATTTACATCAATTAGAGTTAAAAAAATGGTCGAAATTTTTATTTACGAGTTTGGCACCTCAGCAGGATTTCTCTAAAATTTTAAATGAATTAGAAAGTAGAGTAGGCTTTTTAAATGCAGACGATTTTGAGTTTGCTCCAGAATATTCAAAAACTTATAATGTGCAATCACATTGGGCATTGTATATCGATAATTATTTAGAAGGATTTCATATTCCATTTGTACATCCTGCTTTGAACAGTATTTTAGACTATGGAAGTTATGATACAATTTGTGATGGAGATATGGTATTACAAATTGGTTATGGAGAAAATGGAGCTGAAGTCTTCAAATTCCCTGAAGATCATCCAGATTACGGTAAAAATATTTCGGCATATTATTATTGGTTTTATCCGAATTTCATGTTGAATTTTTATCCTTGGGGAGTACAATTAAATATCGTAAGACCTTACACGGAAAATTTTACAAAGGTTGAATTTCTATATTACATTAAAGACAGAGAAATCTGGGAGCGAATGAGTGGAGAACAATTAGGAGAAAAAACACAACAAGAAGATGAATGGGTGGTTGAAGGTGTACAAAAAGGATTACGTTCACGCTTTTACACAGACGGCCGATTTTCAGCAACTAGAGAAACTGGAGTTCATCATTTTCATAAGATGTTAAAAAGAGATTTAGAACAATAA